A window from Deltaproteobacteria bacterium encodes these proteins:
- a CDS encoding glycosyltransferase family 2 protein, producing MTAEKPTISVAVIAKNEADRIARLLTSVGFADEIVVVDSGSSDDTEAVCEAHGARVIHHRWAGYVAQKQFAMAQATSEWILCLDADEEISDGLAEEIQYRLNNAALDICGFSMPRLSRYLGRWIRHGGWYPDRKVRLVRRGKAAWGGIDPHDRLDVDGKVAALSEPIFHYVYRSISDQVDTINSFSNIYAQQHGPAGSLFILTGAAHLAGKFLECYLWKLGFLDGLPGFIIAVNSAWYVFLKHAKAWELRIR from the coding sequence ATGACCGCGGAGAAACCCACCATCAGCGTGGCTGTTATAGCCAAGAATGAGGCGGATCGGATCGCTCGCCTGCTGACAAGCGTGGGGTTTGCGGACGAGATCGTGGTGGTGGATTCAGGAAGCAGCGACGATACAGAGGCTGTCTGTGAAGCCCATGGCGCCAGGGTCATCCACCACCGATGGGCGGGTTATGTCGCCCAGAAGCAATTTGCAATGGCGCAGGCGACATCGGAGTGGATCCTGTGCCTCGATGCCGATGAGGAGATATCGGACGGCCTTGCTGAAGAGATTCAATACCGCCTGAATAATGCGGCCTTGGACATATGCGGCTTTTCAATGCCCAGATTGTCCAGATACCTGGGAAGATGGATCAGGCACGGCGGGTGGTATCCGGACCGCAAGGTACGTCTGGTCCGAAGGGGAAAGGCAGCCTGGGGCGGCATCGATCCCCATGACAGGCTCGACGTCGATGGGAAGGTGGCCGCCCTGTCAGAGCCGATCTTTCATTATGTCTATCGCTCCATCAGCGATCAGGTGGATACCATAAACAGCTTTTCCAATATCTATGCCCAGCAGCACGGCCCTGCAGGCAGCCTCTTCATTTTGACGGGCGCGGCGCATCTGGCGGGCAAATTTCTGGAATGCTATCTGTGGAAATTAGGGTTTCTCGACGGCCTCCCCGGGTTTATCATTGCCGTCAATTCTGCATGGTACGTCTTTCTCAAACACGCCAAGGCATGGGAATTAAGGATAAGGTAA
- a CDS encoding glycosyltransferase family 39 protein: protein MLQRHDVLLIFVLGVLLLMPCIWCETSITGQDEYWLSFRTPMETLERGDWFTPWVNGEPRLKKPPLLYWAMLLSYKVFGISLFAARIWGVLAGAGLAACSALLYRELFKRSGILAGLITLGTISVAIEGRRAMLDLPLAFFTALAVYFAVRWGRSGRPAWILWAAFSLGLSFLVKGPVGIILFAVAAAGAIIVFRRWHFLASNWRHVLWACLLLVAVSLPWPIVMAWLWPDFLKIIDGEVAARGIGTVHVKSPFSTLGGAFGLVFPWSLILLAALIRSIYPAGNDSARKDLWLFTWFFGCVIPFFFIRSFARYMTPLIPAAAVLCAYWLEQVKGPWKTRLLGISVSLMAMVAVPFSIFFIWFERGVPTAVMALAVVGLMLWLTFTKRDVQMVAGSVAVLFCLIMGGLYPSLGVNALPEDLDEIIGSRPVAAYNSSQPSMLSIRMKKSAIRIQSWVEEDQNRLKHLDGFVFVREADAREFEALAGKLEIDAVMAGRFRTFYSRQAWIRFAREDATAADWKEAVARHSLEALKPAIRYYRVRPGGGKKLEARS from the coding sequence ATGCTTCAGCGACATGACGTACTCCTCATATTTGTCCTGGGGGTTCTTCTTTTGATGCCCTGTATCTGGTGTGAAACCAGCATCACCGGTCAGGACGAATACTGGCTCTCCTTTCGAACACCCATGGAGACACTGGAGCGCGGCGACTGGTTCACCCCGTGGGTGAACGGGGAGCCCCGTCTCAAGAAGCCCCCGCTCCTTTACTGGGCCATGCTGTTGAGCTATAAGGTCTTCGGCATCAGCCTTTTTGCGGCCCGCATCTGGGGGGTGCTCGCAGGGGCGGGTCTGGCCGCCTGTTCCGCCCTTCTGTACCGGGAGCTGTTCAAGCGGAGCGGGATCCTGGCAGGCCTGATCACCCTGGGCACCATTTCCGTTGCCATTGAGGGCCGCAGGGCCATGCTGGATCTCCCCCTGGCCTTTTTTACGGCCCTGGCCGTCTACTTTGCCGTCCGATGGGGCAGATCGGGCCGCCCGGCCTGGATACTGTGGGCGGCCTTTTCATTGGGCCTCTCTTTTCTGGTAAAAGGACCGGTCGGAATCATCCTTTTCGCCGTGGCCGCTGCCGGTGCAATAATCGTTTTCAGGAGGTGGCACTTTCTTGCGTCAAACTGGCGTCACGTCCTGTGGGCATGCCTCCTCCTTGTGGCGGTCTCTCTCCCCTGGCCCATCGTCATGGCCTGGCTGTGGCCCGATTTCCTCAAGATCATTGACGGCGAGGTCGCTGCCAGGGGGATCGGGACCGTGCATGTGAAGTCCCCCTTTTCCACCTTGGGCGGGGCGTTCGGCCTTGTTTTCCCCTGGTCTCTGATATTGCTTGCCGCATTGATCCGGTCCATCTACCCGGCAGGAAACGATTCGGCCCGAAAAGATCTCTGGCTTTTCACCTGGTTTTTCGGGTGCGTCATCCCTTTTTTCTTCATCAGGTCCTTTGCCCGTTATATGACGCCGCTGATTCCCGCGGCAGCCGTCCTCTGCGCTTATTGGCTGGAACAGGTGAAAGGCCCCTGGAAAACCCGGCTGCTGGGCATATCCGTGTCATTAATGGCCATGGTGGCGGTTCCCTTCAGCATCTTTTTCATATGGTTCGAACGCGGGGTTCCGACGGCGGTGATGGCCTTGGCCGTGGTGGGCCTGATGCTGTGGCTCACCTTTACAAAAAGAGATGTTCAAATGGTGGCAGGTTCTGTAGCCGTCCTCTTCTGTCTTATTATGGGCGGTCTCTATCCGTCCCTGGGGGTGAACGCGCTGCCTGAAGACCTCGATGAAATCATCGGTTCAAGACCGGTCGCCGCATACAACAGCTCACAGCCCTCCATGCTCTCCATCCGTATGAAAAAAAGCGCAATACGGATCCAGTCATGGGTCGAGGAGGATCAAAACAGGCTGAAGCACCTGGACGGGTTTGTCTTTGTGAGGGAGGCCGACGCCCGGGAATTCGAGGCCCTGGCTGGGAAGCTGGAAATCGATGCGGTCATGGCAGGCCGGTTCAGGACCTTTTACTCCCGCCAGGCATGGATTCGATTCGCCCGGGAGGACGCTACGGCTGCAGACTGGAAAGAGGCCGTGGCCCGGCACTCCCTGGAGGCCCTTAAACCCGCAATCCGGTACTATCGGGTAAGGCCTGGTGGGGGGAAGAAGCTCGAAGCTCGAAGCTGA
- a CDS encoding class I SAM-dependent methyltransferase translates to MKFFRRMYRKGCACYYFYEMLRDTRSLKTEISLFRDPGRHAQAKQQELLPYYERYISEVSRDYMAISLELSSLLAVFCDVNRPVTIADLGTGFSSFVLRRYAREAGPNACVWSVDDSTEWLGKTLEFLNRHGLDHENVLTWDDFVAQGHGGFDLILHDLGSMETRAKTLPYVLSLANPGGWVILDDVHITEYAPIAKKTVRESGLDLYSLRGFTRDKFGRFASLAVRQDNATSG, encoded by the coding sequence ATGAAATTTTTCCGCCGAATGTACCGAAAGGGATGCGCGTGCTACTATTTTTACGAAATGCTCAGGGACACCCGCTCCCTGAAAACCGAAATTTCGTTGTTTCGCGATCCCGGCAGGCACGCGCAGGCAAAGCAGCAGGAGCTGTTGCCGTATTATGAGCGATATATCTCTGAGGTTTCTCGCGATTACATGGCCATTTCCCTTGAACTGTCTTCCTTGCTTGCGGTGTTCTGCGATGTCAACCGGCCTGTCACGATTGCAGATCTGGGAACCGGGTTCAGCTCTTTCGTGTTACGCCGGTATGCCCGGGAAGCCGGTCCGAATGCCTGCGTATGGTCTGTGGATGATTCCACTGAATGGCTGGGGAAGACACTGGAGTTTCTGAACCGGCACGGTTTGGATCATGAAAACGTCCTGACGTGGGACGATTTTGTGGCACAAGGCCACGGCGGGTTTGACCTGATCCTCCATGACCTCGGATCCATGGAAACAAGGGCAAAAACCCTTCCCTATGTATTGAGCCTCGCCAATCCAGGGGGATGGGTGATCCTGGACGACGTCCATATCACCGAATATGCGCCGATCGCCAAGAAAACCGTTAGGGAATCAGGCCTCGATCTTTACTCCCTCCGTGGATTTACAAGGGATAAGTTCGGAAGATTTGCAAGCCTTGCCGTCCGGCAGGACAATGCCACAAGTGGTTGA
- a CDS encoding DUF481 domain-containing protein, which translates to MDSGHIRFNQNVSGKREVWPRRIRKRIRGSVSVVSAGLLFFLFVGMAGADELMMKNGDRLQGSVVSMSLGKLVFKTSYAGKITIKWEEVKSLTTETSLEAYLRNEETLIGKIKAGEDNVLILEPADGSPPVPVSTAQVKSLEQPKPPAGWEFTGNISAGAGKETGNTNTEKYSLMGNLMVSKLPHEIKLYGEFHKEWSNDKLSKDNALGSATYSRFLDKKWFVFGNATAQTDKFKDLDLLANVAAGAGYQFWRSEMKNLSAKLGPAYAYEKYSRPMRFLNNETQRDYFAGYWALDFDMWFFDKFFQIYHHDDILYSFQDSENWVARTRTGIRIPMVLKLFASFQFNYDYDNQPADGKTNYDQSWNFGLGWAF; encoded by the coding sequence ATGGACAGCGGTCACATTCGATTCAACCAGAACGTAAGCGGTAAAAGAGAGGTATGGCCAAGACGAATCCGGAAACGCATAAGAGGCAGCGTGTCAGTGGTGTCCGCCGGTCTTCTGTTCTTCTTGTTTGTGGGCATGGCCGGCGCAGATGAACTGATGATGAAAAACGGCGACCGTCTCCAGGGGAGCGTGGTTTCCATGTCTTTAGGCAAGCTGGTGTTCAAGACCTCCTATGCAGGAAAGATCACCATCAAATGGGAAGAGGTGAAAAGCCTTACCACAGAAACGTCGCTGGAGGCCTATCTGCGAAACGAAGAGACACTCATCGGCAAAATTAAAGCAGGAGAGGATAACGTCCTGATCCTGGAGCCGGCCGACGGCAGCCCTCCGGTCCCTGTCTCCACGGCCCAGGTCAAGAGTCTGGAACAGCCCAAGCCGCCGGCCGGGTGGGAATTCACCGGCAACATCTCGGCCGGGGCCGGCAAGGAAACCGGGAATACCAATACTGAAAAGTACAGTCTGATGGGGAACCTGATGGTTTCCAAACTGCCTCATGAGATTAAACTCTACGGGGAATTCCACAAGGAATGGAGCAACGACAAGCTCAGCAAGGACAATGCCCTGGGTTCGGCTACCTACAGTCGTTTTCTCGACAAGAAGTGGTTTGTATTCGGCAACGCCACGGCCCAGACCGACAAATTCAAGGATTTGGACCTTCTTGCCAATGTTGCGGCAGGGGCCGGCTACCAGTTCTGGAGATCGGAAATGAAAAATCTCTCCGCCAAATTGGGACCCGCCTATGCATATGAAAAGTACAGCAGGCCCATGCGATTTTTGAATAACGAAACGCAGCGGGACTATTTTGCCGGCTACTGGGCCCTTGATTTTGATATGTGGTTCTTTGACAAGTTCTTCCAGATTTATCACCATGATGATATTTTATACAGTTTTCAGGACAGCGAAAACTGGGTGGCCCGCACCCGTACCGGGATTCGCATCCCGATGGTCCTGAAGCTTTTTGCCTCTTTTCAATTCAATTATGACTATGACAACCAGCCGGCGGACGGAAAAACCAATTACGACCAGTCCTGGAACTTCGGCCTGGGATGGGCGTTTTAA